A single window of Anaerolineales bacterium DNA harbors:
- a CDS encoding HNH endonuclease, with amino-acid sequence MNEPVLLLNANYAPLNVCTTRRALGLLMAGKAEMLLNGRGFIQTVRVKIPRPSVIRLDYMVKRPRPRVRLTKREVFRRDDYRCQYCGMRSHRLTLDHVV; translated from the coding sequence ATGAACGAACCAGTGCTTCTGCTCAACGCGAACTACGCACCGTTGAACGTGTGCACTACACGCAGAGCCCTTGGATTGCTCATGGCAGGAAAAGCGGAGATGCTGTTGAACGGCCGCGGTTTCATCCAAACCGTGCGGGTGAAAATTCCTCGCCCCTCGGTGATCCGCCTGGATTACATGGTGAAACGGCCTCGTCCACGTGTACGCCTGACGAAACGTGAAGTCTTCCGGCGTGATGATTATCGATGCCAATATTGCGGCATGCGCTCCCACCGTCTGACTTTGGATCACGTCGTTC